The following nucleotide sequence is from Kineobactrum salinum.
CCGGGCCTGAATTTCACCACCTCGGGCCCTGGATCAACGCAGATCTCAATGCGCGGAGTGACAGCCGGTACCGACGTCAACCAGACCGTCGCGGTCTACGTTGATGATATTCCCTACGGCTCGAGCACTTCCTTTGGACGCAGTGGCCGATACACCCCCGACGGTTCCCTGTTTGACCTTGAGCGGATCGAAGTGCTTCGCGGACCTCAGGGTACGCTCTACGGAGCGAGTTCGATGGGCGGACTCCTCAAGTACGTCAGCCGCGCGCCGGGTCTCGACGGGTTTTCCGGTCGTATACTTGGCTCTTCGTCCAGCACGGCTCACGGAAGCGAGAACTACAACGTGGCCGGCGTCCTGAATGTGCCGCTAGCGACTGATAACGCGGCAGTGCGCGTAAGCGGCTACTACACACGAGACGGCGGTTACGTCGATAATCCGGCACTTGGGGATGCGGATGTTAATCATGCTGAGCTTCACGGCGTTCGCGCCGACTTCATGTTGACCCCCAGCGATGAGCTTACGGTCCGTTTGATAGCCGAGTCTCAGTCGATTTCGCGCGATGGCACGCCGGAAGTGGACTTCACTGCAACGGCAGGCGGTCGGCCGGTTCTCGGCAGTCTGCGCCAGTCTCGCCAGGTCACTGAGCCCTTTGATCAGGATTTCCGGCTGGTGGCGGGCACAGTCGATTACGACTTCGGCTCTGCCTTGCTGACTTCGATCACAAGTTACCAAGAGACCCGGACCGAGAATCGCTTCGACATCTCCGCCGAGTTTGTTCCGCTGCTGGCGCAGGTTGGCCTCGGAACTTTCAACGGGGTCGGCCTGAGCGACGAACCGTCAACGGACAAGGTTACTCAGGAGATCCGCCTTACTTCTCAAGGGCTTGCTACCGTTGAATGGGCGTTTGGGGCTTTCTATACTCGCGAAGAGAGTGATCGTGAGTCCGAGATGTTGGTGCTTGATTCCGCTCGCCAACCGGTGCCGAACATCTTCTACACGCTCTCGGCGCCCTCGGAGTACGAGGAATACGCCCTTTTTGGGAATATCACTTGGCGGCTAACCGATAATTTCGACA
It contains:
- a CDS encoding TonB-dependent receptor; this translates as MRRRSYNVMGLFISAVAVTTADSVRAQDVAMQIDEVVVTAQKREERLIDVPQSVSVMSPEDLQKLSATQFRDFANTVPGLNFTTSGPGSTQISMRGVTAGTDVNQTVAVYVDDIPYGSSTSFGRSGRYTPDGSLFDLERIEVLRGPQGTLYGASSMGGLLKYVSRAPGLDGFSGRILGSSSSTAHGSENYNVAGVLNVPLATDNAAVRVSGYYTRDGGYVDNPALGDADVNHAELHGVRADFMLTPSDELTVRLIAESQSISRDGTPEVDFTATAGGRPVLGSLRQSRQVTEPFDQDFRLVAGTVDYDFGSALLTSITSYQETRTENRFDISAEFVPLLAQVGLGTFNGVGLSDEPSTDKVTQEIRLTSQGLATVEWAFGAFYTREESDRESEMLVLDSARQPVPNIFYTLSAPSEYEEYALFGNITWRLTDNFDITGGLRYAHNRQSYTQFGSGIFIDSQPTVRSSEGVSTYLANARYHLNEYAMVYGRFATGYRPGGPNFVARDPATGSPLAPPTFDSDRLKSYEVGYKAETADGRFGVDIAAYYVDWVDIQVFDASSALGGLMNGDSASVRGGEATLTARPTSGLTLSANGSYSTARRSGIDTDGQYSAALIVDYAFLSVPAYTPFMGATVRHVSERGNAITTTTPQELPDYTTVDLRAGADIGDLRIQLFGRNIFDTRGRLSLVTSGGKPVFSILQPRTIGISLSADF